From the Candidatus Polarisedimenticolia bacterium genome, one window contains:
- a CDS encoding DUF1611 domain-containing protein: MDYFGNIRIKWTYSTHQVDRSKVKGLVPMSTDPDPGRLVLARVTMIGRHKEVEGTDGRKQTLFPHDVICGVLAYRYATDQFEGQPIASGATGHLLAIGGACGLVVSKNEKMIEPTCLEWIGTLADGEGKALNLRRFALRPRPTAGAPRPRTVLVVGASMNAGKTTTAAQVIRSLSGQGLRVAAAKITGTACRKDVGIMEDAGAVRVLDFTHGGHPSTAQLPAADLLLLASDLREALLEERPDFIVYEIADGIFQRETRFLLEHKAFRGTVDVVLYAAPESPSCESGVRSLRRWGYTVGAVTGPVANSRLGMEEAREASGVPCLSGEMILGGALNGALLPTPVVSSPGTARTA; the protein is encoded by the coding sequence ATGGATTACTTTGGAAACATCAGAATCAAATGGACCTATTCCACGCACCAGGTGGATCGCTCGAAGGTCAAGGGGCTCGTGCCGATGAGCACGGACCCGGATCCGGGGCGCCTGGTCCTGGCGCGCGTGACGATGATCGGCAGACACAAGGAGGTCGAGGGGACGGACGGTCGCAAACAGACGCTCTTCCCGCACGACGTCATTTGCGGGGTCCTGGCTTACCGTTACGCCACCGACCAGTTCGAAGGCCAACCGATCGCCTCCGGGGCGACCGGACACCTGCTGGCCATCGGCGGCGCGTGTGGGCTCGTCGTGAGCAAGAACGAGAAGATGATCGAGCCGACCTGCCTCGAGTGGATCGGCACTCTCGCCGACGGCGAGGGCAAGGCGTTGAATCTGAGGCGCTTCGCCCTCAGACCCCGCCCCACGGCTGGCGCTCCGAGGCCGCGGACGGTCCTGGTGGTCGGTGCCTCCATGAACGCCGGGAAGACCACGACCGCCGCCCAGGTCATCCGCAGCCTGAGCGGCCAGGGGCTTCGGGTGGCGGCCGCCAAGATCACGGGGACCGCCTGCCGAAAGGACGTCGGCATCATGGAAGACGCCGGGGCAGTGCGGGTCCTCGATTTCACCCATGGCGGTCACCCCTCCACCGCGCAGCTGCCGGCAGCCGACCTTCTGTTGCTTGCCTCGGACCTGCGCGAGGCCCTGCTTGAGGAGCGGCCGGATTTCATCGTCTACGAGATCGCCGACGGGATCTTCCAGCGCGAGACGCGGTTTCTTCTCGAGCACAAGGCATTCCGGGGGACGGTTGATGTCGTCCTCTACGCCGCCCCCGAGAGCCCTTCCTGCGAGAGCGGGGTGCGCTCGCTGCGTCGATGGGGATACACCGTCGGCGCTGTGACCGGTCCTGTGGCGAACAGCCGCCTGGGGATGGAGGAGGCCCGCGAAGCCTCCGGAGTTCCGTGCCTCAGCGGCGAGATGATCCTCGGCGGCGCACTGAACGGCGCCCTTCTGCCCACGCCCGTGGTCTCATCGCCCGGCACCGCCCGGACGGCCTGA